The following are encoded together in the Balaenoptera acutorostrata chromosome 9, mBalAcu1.1, whole genome shotgun sequence genome:
- the GRK2 gene encoding beta-adrenergic receptor kinase 1 gives MADLEAVLADVSYLMAMEKSKATPAARASKKILLPEPSIRSVMQKYLEDRGEVTFEKIFSQKLGYLLFRDFCLKHLEEAKPLVEFYEGIKKYEKLETEEERLACSREIFDTYIMKELLACSHPFSKSAIEHVQGHLVRKQVPPDLFQPYIEEICQNLRGDVFQKFIESDKFTRFCQWKNVELNIHLTMNDFSVHRIIGRGGFGEVYGCRKADTGKMYAMKCLDKKRIKMKQGETLALNERIMLSLVSTGDCPFIVCMSYAFHTPDKLSFILDLMNGGDLHYHLSQHGVFSEADMRFYAAEIILGLEHMHNRFVVYRDLKPANILLDEHGHVRISDLGLACDFSKKKPHASVGTHGYMAPEVLQKGVAYDSSADWFSLGCMLFKLLRGHSPFRQHKTKDKHEIDRMTLTMAVELPDSFSTELRSLLEGLLQRDVNRRLGCLGRGAQEVKESPFFRSLDWQMVFLQKYPPPLMPPRGEVNAADAFDIGSFDEEDTKGIKLLDSDQELYRNFPLTISERWQQEVAETVFDTINVETDRLETRKKTKNKQLGHEEDYALGKDCIMHGYMSKMGNPFLTQWQRRYFYLFPNRLEWRGEGEAPQSLLTMEEIQSVEETQIKERKCLLLKIRGGKQFVLQCDSDPELVQWKKELRDAYREAQQLVQRVPKMKNKPRSPVVELSKVPLVQRGSANGL, from the exons CATCCGCAGCGTCATGCAGAAGTACCTGGAGGACCGGGGCGAGGTGACCTTCGAGAAGATCTTCTCCCAGAAGCTGG GGTACCTGCTCTTCCGAGACTTCTGCCTGAAGCACCTGGAGGAGGCCAAGCCCTTGGTGGAGTTCTACGAGGGG ATCAAGAAATACGAGAAGctggagacagaggaggagcGCCTGGCCTGCAGCCGGGAGATCTTTGACACCTACATCATGAAGGAGCTGCTGGCCTGCTCACAC CCCTTCTCGAAAAGTGCCATCGAGCACGTCCAGGGCCATCTGGTGAGGAAGCAGGTGCCTCCGGATCTCTTCCAG CCATACATCGAAGAGATTTGTCAGAACCTCCGAGGAGATGTGTTCCAGAAATTCATTGAGAG TGATAAATTCACACGATTTTGCCAGTGGAAGAATGTGGAGCTCAACATCCAT CTGACCATGAACGACTTCAGCGTGCACCGCATCATCGGGCGAGGGGGCTTCGGCGAGGTCTACGGGTGCCGGAAGGCCGACACGGGCAAGAT GTATGCCATGAAGTGTCTGGACAAGAAGCGCATCAAGATGAAGCAAGGGGAGACGCTGGCCCTGAACGAGCGCATCATGCTCTCCCTCGTCAGCACCGGG GACTGCCCCTTCATCGTCTGCATGTCGTACGCGTTCCACACGCCAGACAAGCTCAGCTTCATCCTGGATCTCATGAACG GCGGGGACCTGCACTACCACCTGTCCCAGCACGGGGTCTTCTCCGAGGCCGACATGCGCTTCTACGCGGCCGAGATCATCCTGGGCCTGGAGCACATGCACAACCGCTTTGTCGTCTACCGGGACCTGAAG CCGGCCAACATCCTGCTGGACGAGCATGGCCACGTGCGCATCTCAGACCTGGGCCTGGCCTGCGACTTTTCCAAGAAGAAGCCCCACGCCAGCGT GGGCACCCACGGGTACATGGCCCCCGAGGTTCTGCAGAAGGGCGTGGCCTACGACAGCAGCGCCGACTGGTTCTCGCTGGGCTGCATGCTCTTCAAGCTGCTGCGAGG GCATAGCCCTTTCCGGCAGCACAAGACCAAAGACAAGCATGAGATTGACAGAATGACGTTGACCATG gCTGTGGAGCTGCCCGACTCCTTCTCCACCGAGCTCCGCTCCTTGCTGGAGGGGCTGCTACAGAGGGACGTCAACAGGAGGCTAGGCTGCCTGGGCCGAGG GGCCCAGGAAGTGAAGGAGAGCCCCTTCTTCCGTTCCCTGGACTGGCAGATGGTCTTCCTGCAGAAG TACCCTCCCCCACTAATGCCCCCACGAGGGGAGGTGAATGCGGCAGATGCCTTCGACATTGGCTCCTTTGATGAGGAGGACACAAAAGGAATCAAG TTACTGGACAGCGACCAGGAGCTCTACCGCAACTTCCCCCTCACCATCTCGGAGCGGTGGCAGCAGGAGGTGGCAGAGACTGTCTTCGACACCATCAACGTTGAGACGGACCGGCTGGAGACCcgcaagaaaaccaaaaacaagcaGCTGGGCCACGAGGAAG ACTACGCCCTGGGCAAGGACTGCATCATGCACGGCTACATGTCCAAGATGGGCAACCCCTTCCTGACCCAGTGGCAGCGGCGGTACTTCTACCTGTTCCCCAACCGGCTCGAGTGGCGGGGCGAGGGCGAGGCCCCG CAGAGCCTGCTGACCATGGAGGAGATCCAGTCGGTGGAGGAGACACAGATCAAGGAGCGAAAGTGCCTCCTTCTCAAGATCCGCGGCGGCAAGCAGTTCGTCCTGCAGTGCGAC AGCGACCCAGAGCTGGTGCAGTGGAAGAAGGAGCTGCGTGACGCCTACCGCGAGGCCCAGCAGCTGGTGCAGCGGGTGCCCAAGATGAAGAACAAGCCGCGCTCGCCCGTCGTGGAGCTGAGCAAGGTGCCGCTGGTGCAGCGCGGCAGCGCCAACGGCCTCTGA